One part of the Hirundo rustica isolate bHirRus1 chromosome 11, bHirRus1.pri.v3, whole genome shotgun sequence genome encodes these proteins:
- the MMP2 gene encoding 72 kDa type IV collagenase codes for MKTHIGCGFVFKVLFIQVYLFNKTLAAPSPIIKFPGDSTPKTDKELAVQYLNKYYGCPKDSCNLFVLKDTLKKMQKFFGLPETGDLDQNTIETMKKPRCGNPDVANYNFFARKPKWEKNHITYRIIGYTPDLDPETVDDAFARAFQVWSDVTPLRFNRINDGEADIMINFGRWEHGDGYPFDGKDGLLAHAFAPGPGIGGDSHFDDDELWTLGEGQVVRVKYGNADGEYCKFPFWFNGKEYNSCTDAGRNDGFLWCSTTKDFDADGKYGFCPHESLFTMGGNGDGQPCKFPFKFQGQSYDQCTTEGRTDGYRWCGTTEDYDRDKKYGFCPETAMSTVGGNSEGAPCVFPFIFLGNKYESCTSAGRNDGKLWCASTSSYDDDRKWGFCPDQGYSLFLVAAHEFGHAMGLEHSEDPGALMAPIYTYTKNFRLSQDDIKGIQELYEVSPDVGPGPGPGPGPTLGPVTPELCKHDIVFDGVAQIRGETFFFKDRFMWRTINPRGKPTGPLLVATFWPDLPEKIDAVYEAPQDEKAVFFAGSEYWVYSASNLDRGYPKKLSSLGLPPDVQRVDAAFNWGRNKRTYIFAGDRYWKYNEEKKKMELASPKFIADSWNGVPDNLDAVLGLGDSGYTYFFKDQYYLQMEDKSLKIVKIGKISSDWLGC; via the exons ATGAAGACTCACATTGGCTGTGGCTTCGTTTTCAAAGTACTATTCATCCAAGTATATCTTTTTAACAAAACTTTAGCAGCACCGTCACCAATCATTAAGTTTCCTGGAGACAGCACTCCCAAAACAGACAAAGAACTAGCAGTG caataCCTGAATAAATACTATGGCTGCCCAAAAGACAGTTGCAATTTATTCGTCCTGAAGGATActctgaagaaaatgcagaaattttttgGGCTGCCTGAAACAGGAGATCTGGATCAAAATACGATTGAGACAATGAAGAAACCCCGCTGTGGTAACCCTGACGTAGCCAATTACAACTTCTTTGCAAGAAAGCCGAAATGGGAAAAGAATCATATAACATACAG GATTATAGGCTATACCCCGGATTTGGATCCTGAGACAGTAGATGACGCCTTTGCTCGAGCCTTTCAAGTCTGGAGTGATGTCACACCACTGAGATTTAACCGAATAAATGATGGAGAAGCAGACATTATGATTAATTTTGGCCGATGgg AACATGGTGATGGCTATCCATTTGATGGCAAAGATGGTCTCCTGGCTCATGCCTTTGCACCAGGGCCAGGAATTGGAGGAGACTCCCATTTTGATGATGATGAACTGTGGACTCTTGGGGAGGGACAAG TGGTCAGAGTGAAGTATGGAAATGCAGATGGTGAATATTGCAAATTTCCCTTCTGGTTCAATGGCAAGGAATACAACAGCTGCACAGATGCAGGACGCAATGACGGGTTCCTCTGGTGTTCCACAACCAAAGACTTCGATGCAGATGGGAAATATGGATTTTGTCCCCATGAGT CACTTTTTACAATGGGTGGCAATGGTGATGGGCAGCCGTGCAAATTTCCCTTCAAATTCCAAGGCCAGTCCTATGACCAGTGCACAACAGAAGGCAGGACAGATGGATACCGATGGTGTGGGACCACTGAAGACTACGACAGAGATAAGAAATATGGATTCTGTCCAGAGACTG CCATGTCAACAGTTGGTGGAAATTCCGAGGGAGCTCCTTGTGTTTTCCCCTTCATCTTCCTTGGCAACAAATATGAGTCGTGCACGAGCGCCGGGCGCAACGATGGCAAGCTCTGGTGTGCCTCCACCAGCAGCTACGACGACGACCGCAAGTGGGGCTTTTGTCCAGATCAAG GGTACAGTCTCTTCCTGGTTGCTGCCCATGAATTTGGCCATGCTATGGGATTAGAGCACTCTGAGGACCCGGGAGCTCTCATGGCCCCTATCTACACCTACACCAAGAACTTTCGACTTTCTCAGGACGACATTAAAGGGATCCAGGAGCTATATG AGGTGTCACCTGATGTCGGaccagggccagggccaggaCCAGGCCCAACCCTCGGACCTGTCACTCCAGAGCTCTGCAAGCACGACATTGTATTTGATGGAGTCGCACAAATTAGAGGAGAAACGTTTTTCTTCAAAGATAG ATTCATGTGGAGGACTATAAACCCCCGAGGAAAACCCACAGGTCCTCTTCTTGTTGCTACATTCTGGCCTGATCTGCCAGAGAAAATTGATGCTGTGTATGAGGCCCCTCAGGACGAGAAAGCTGTATTTTTCGCAG GAAGCGAGTACTGGGTTTATTCCGCCAGCAACTTGGACAGGGGCTATCCAAAGAAACTCAGCAGCCTGGGACTGCCCCCTGACGTGCAGCGTGTCGATGCAGCTTTTAACTGGGGCAGAAACAAGAGGACATACATTTTTGCTGGAGACAGATACTGGAA GtacaatgaagaaaagaagaaaatggagctTGCATCCCCTAAATTCATTGCTGACTCTTGGAATGGTGTTCCAGATAACCTCGATGCTGTCCTGGGCCTCGGGGACAGTG gaTATACCTACTTTTTCAAAGATCAGTACTATCTACAAATGGAAGACAAGAGTTTGAAGATTGTTAAAATTGGCAAGATAAGCTCTGACTGGTTGGGTTGCTGA